Below is a genomic region from Desulfobacter sp..
CGCATTAATCGGATGAACCTCCTTGCATCTGTTGGGGGAAATTGGCCCACCCCTTTCCAAACACGGCTTTAAAGGAAAATTCTCCCTTTTTAAATTGGGTCGGCTTAAGGTTGATCCGAACATTATTTCCAAGGTCAATCTGCTTTATACCCAGCCCTTTAACATTTTCACGGCTCTGGATAAGATGAGCCTTGTTCACAGGTAGTTTAAGATAGGGGAAAGATTTGGGTTCGGCCTGTTCATAGGGATGGACCGCCTGGGACCGGCTTTGGTTAAACACATTGGCAATCTTTAGTTCAGGCCGATCTCCCGGGTCAGCATTTCCTGTTACCAATACCAGACAATGATCGTCAGGCCAGGATGACCTGAATCCCAGGTTCACCTCGTCCAAGGTCAAAGATTGAATATGGGAAAAGAGCAGATCCCGTTCCTGTCCGGGCGAAAGAAACAATCCTTTTTGGTTCAGCGTAGAAAGCAGGCTCTGGGAAATCTCATGACTTTTCCGGGTCGATGCCTTGGCCGCCTTGGCATCAAGCGAGGACAGGACATCAGCTTTGGCCCGGGCAAATTCCTGGGGTGAAAATCCGAATTCAAGGGCCTGGCGCAGGGAAGATTCCAACTGAGTTAAGGTGGATTCCCAATGCTCCGGATCACAGGAGGCCTGGACCGCTGCAATCTTTAAATGCTTGAGGTAATTCCCTGAAAATACAGATGCGGAGGAAAAATCTCCAGACTGATCCCTGACCATCTTAGAAAGCCTGTTCTGATAAATAAGATTGCCGATATACTGGGTTGTCTCCTGTTTGAGGCTGTCTATGGTTTCAGGTTCAAACGGCTTATGAACCACACGCTCCATGGTGATCTGGGTGGTACCGGCCTCAGGCTCTCCATGATAAAAAAAACGTGTGCCCTTGTGGGGGGTCCATTTCACCTTTGGAACCGCCATGGACAGGTCCGACCGGGGCGCCAGCGAAGAAAAGGTGTGTTCTATCATGGTTTGGGCAAGCTTGATATCCATGTCCCCGACAATGACCAGAGCCATATTGTCAGGCCGATACCAATGATCGTAAAATCCTTTTAACAAGGTGCTGTCAGCAGACTCTATGATTTTCTTGAGCCCGATGGGCCAAACGGGACCCCGGCAGTTCAAAGGCCAGCTCCTTTTTAAAGGTTCGGTAGGAAACAGAATCCCGTTCCCGTTTTTCAGCCAGAATAACCCCTCTTTCCCGGTCAACCTCAGTCTCCAGAATAGATGCACCCTGGGCATAATCCTTGATGACCACAAAGGCATCTTCAAGATCTTTTTGACCTCCCTTTGGAAGGCTTAAATCATAGATCGTGGAATAAAAAGAGGTCCTTGCATTGGCATCCGCACCAAAATCCATCCCAATGGACTGAAAATAGGTAATCAGCTCACCCGGTTTAAAATGCTCAGAACCGTTAAAGAGCATGTGCTCAAGAAAATGCGCCACCCCCTGCTCTTCATCGGTTTCATGGACAGATCCTGCAAATACATTCAAATGAATACTGACCCGTTCCTTGGGAGTCATATTTTCCATGATCAGGTATTGGAATCCATTGGGCAGCACCCCGTAGACCAGGGCCGGATCACTGGGTATTTGAAGCGCCAAACGAGGCTGGGTTGTTTTTTCCACGCAGGAAGAAACAAAGCCTGTTAAAAAAATCAGAAAAATAAATATATATAAGGGTCGTTTTTTCAAATCAAAAGAGGGCGTTCAAAATTCTGTGTCAGTTGAATGAAAGCTGATATACTCAGCTAAATAAGGAGAACTGACATGACCGAAGAAAACACCGAATTTGATTTTCAAAAAGCCCTTAAAGGCATCCAGGAAGGTAAACCCTTCACAGGTAAGGGCGGCGTCCTTACATCATTAATCAAAAATCTTGCTGAAGCTGCTCTTGAAGGAGAGTTGGAGTCCCATCTCGGGCAGGAAGTTTCTGCCAACCGCCGTAATGGAAAAAGCAAAAAGACCATTAAATCCCTGGATAGTAAATTTGAGCTGGAAACCCCGCGTGACAGGGCCGGAACCTTCTCTCCACAGATCGTCAAAAACATCAGACAACGCTCAGCGATGAAATTGAAAGAAAGATAATAGCCCTTTACGGCCTGGGCATGAGTTATAATGATATGGCTTCCCATTTACAGGAAATCTATGGACTTGAGATTTCAAATGCCACTCTGAGCACCATTACCGATAAAATCATCCATACCGTCAAAGAATGGCAGGCCAGGCCGTTGGAAAATGTGTACCCAATCGT
It encodes:
- a CDS encoding insulinase family protein, whose amino-acid sequence is MNCRGPVWPIGLKKIIESADSTLLKGFYDHWYRPDNMALVIVGDMDIKLAQTMIEHTFSSLAPRSDLSMAVPKVKWTPHKGTRFFYHGEPEAGTTQITMERVVHKPFEPETIDSLKQETTQYIGNLIYQNRLSKMVRDQSGDFSSASVFSGNYLKHLKIAAVQASCDPEHWESTLTQLESSLRQALEFGFSPQEFARAKADVLSSLDAKAAKASTRKSHEISQSLLSTLNQKGLFLSPGQERDLLFSHIQSLTLDEVNLGFRSSWPDDHCLVLVTGNADPGDRPELKIANVFNQSRSQAVHPYEQAEPKSFPYLKLPVNKAHLIQSRENVKGLGIKQIDLGNNVRINLKPTQFKKGEFSFKAVFGKGWANFPQQMQGGSSD
- a CDS encoding insulinase family protein, with translation MEKTTQPRLALQIPSDPALVYGVLPNGFQYLIMENMTPKERVSIHLNVFAGSVHETDEEQGVAHFLEHMLFNGSEHFKPGELITYFQSIGMDFGADANARTSFYSTIYDLSLPKGGQKDLEDAFVVIKDYAQGASILETEVDRERGVILAEKRERDSVSYRTFKKELAFELPGSRLAHRAQENHRVC